In the Fibrobacter sp. genome, one interval contains:
- a CDS encoding TIGR02147 family protein gives MKPIIEYQDYRQYILDYYKERKQEAKFTWRQFAALAGYASGSYLKLVCDGKTRLTAEGAAQVATAMKLVSFKFRYFVLMVEYDNAKDSFQKEAFFQEMVSLGMKHRVHVIDDDIYSYFESWKNPVLRELAPSMPGASFEKMAEQCLQHVDAQEVADTLDFLLRHGLVVKDKKGVYHQTGKSISTGDIENVPATLKCMHRQMGQLALQALDGMPESERHFSGITLGIPKNVYGKIETELAKCRRRIIAIATESDETEQIYRLNLQMFPLTKLIEK, from the coding sequence ATGAAACCGATCATCGAGTATCAGGACTACCGTCAGTATATTCTGGATTATTATAAGGAGCGCAAGCAAGAGGCCAAGTTTACGTGGCGTCAGTTTGCGGCTCTTGCGGGCTATGCTTCGGGTTCGTACCTTAAGTTGGTTTGCGACGGCAAGACCCGTTTGACTGCAGAGGGGGCCGCCCAGGTGGCTACGGCCATGAAGCTGGTGAGTTTCAAGTTTCGTTACTTTGTACTGATGGTGGAGTATGACAACGCCAAGGATTCTTTCCAGAAGGAGGCTTTCTTTCAGGAGATGGTTTCTCTGGGGATGAAGCATCGGGTGCATGTCATCGATGACGACATCTACAGCTATTTTGAGTCCTGGAAAAATCCTGTGCTGCGGGAACTTGCACCTTCCATGCCGGGGGCGTCCTTCGAGAAGATGGCGGAACAGTGTCTGCAGCATGTTGATGCGCAGGAGGTCGCGGACACGCTGGATTTTTTGCTGCGTCACGGGCTCGTGGTAAAAGATAAGAAGGGCGTCTATCATCAGACAGGTAAGTCCATTTCGACGGGGGATATCGAGAATGTTCCCGCCACGTTAAAATGCATGCACCGTCAGATGGGGCAGTTGGCCTTGCAGGCGCTGGACGGCATGCCGGAATCGGAACGGCACTTTAGCGGCATCACCTTGGGGATTCCCAAGAATGTCTATGGAAAGATTGAAACGGAACTGGCCAAGTGCCGCCGCCGAATTATCGCCATTGCGACGGAGTCCGATGAAACGGAACAGATTTATAGACTAAATTTGCAGATGTTCCCCTTGACGAAACTGATTGAAAAGTAA
- a CDS encoding fibrobacter succinogenes major paralogous domain-containing protein: MKNAMKIVLVGVMALFCVNEAMAGTFRDPRDGKTYKTVKMPDGETWMAENLNYNMNGSMCYDNDATNCSKYGRLYTWEDAQEACPSGWHLPSRGEFRNLLGAVGGDEPKKLRARSWVSEEQVCEQYGCSYGNGSTIRECRGNNRCNCGQGESICMEYGVKEVRGEGTFSALPAGRYYSNNKKFLNLGSYAYFWSSTGYNDDDAYYLSINEGYALVNYLDKTNGFSVRCLQD, from the coding sequence ATGAAAAATGCAATGAAGATTGTTTTGGTGGGTGTTATGGCTTTGTTCTGTGTGAATGAGGCTATGGCAGGCACTTTTAGAGATCCTCGCGATGGAAAAACGTATAAGACGGTGAAGATGCCCGATGGTGAGACCTGGATGGCGGAAAACCTGAACTACAACATGAACGGTAGCATGTGTTATGACAATGATGCCACCAATTGCAGTAAGTATGGTCGCCTGTACACATGGGAAGATGCGCAGGAGGCCTGTCCTAGCGGGTGGCATTTGCCGAGTAGGGGTGAATTTAGAAATTTGTTGGGCGCTGTGGGTGGTGATGAACCAAAAAAACTTAGGGCACGTAGTTGGGTATCTGAAGAGCAAGTCTGTGAACAGTATGGTTGTAGTTATGGGAATGGATCGACAATTAGGGAATGTCGAGGAAATAATCGGTGTAACTGCGGACAGGGAGAAAGTATTTGTATGGAGTATGGAGTAAAAGAAGTACGGGGTGAAGGGACCTTCTCTGCTCTCCCCGCTGGCCGCTACTACAGCAACAACAAGAAGTTCCTCAATTTGGGCAGTTACGCCTACTTTTGGTCTTCTACGGGTTACAATGACGACGATGCGTACTACTTGAGCATCAATGAGGGCTACGCGCTCGTCAACTACCTCGACAAGACAAACGGATTCTCGGTTCGTTGTCTCCAGGACTAA